The following is a genomic window from Elusimicrobiota bacterium.
ACGCGGCCAATCAAGATAAAAAGCGGCATGCGGCCAAAAATGGTTTTTCTCGGTTTTTGGCCCGGAGCGAATCTCAGATAAAGGGCGCCCCAATTGGCGGCAAAGTTCTAGGGCGCGCAGAACGCGGCGGGGATTTTGCCGATCGATGGATTGATGAGTCTTAGGATCGAGTCTTTTAAGCTCTTCGCTTAGCGCCGGAAGGCCTTCGTTGTTTAGGCGCTGATTGAGCTCTCGGCGCAGGGAATCATCGACAGGCGGGGCTTCGTCGAGGCCTTGGTTTAAGGCGCGCCAGTAAAAACCGCTTCCCCCCGCCACGATGGCGCAGCGCGAGCGTGAAAAAATATCGTCTAAAACTTCCCGGGCGGCCGTGGCGTATTGTTGAGCATCCCAACGCTGCCGGTGATCCAAAAAATCCACCAGATGATAGGGTACCGCGTCATCGACCGTGAAGGTTTTTCCGTCGTCCGTCCAACGGCCGGCGGGCGTGGACGTCAGCGCATGCAAGCCTTTGTAAAAATTTCGGGAATCGCAGGAAACAACTTCCGCGCCCAGGCGTTTAGCCAAGCGAACGGCCAGGGCTGTTTTTCCCGAGGCGGTGGGGCCTAAAATGGCGACGACGAAGGGGTGATGGCGGGTTGTATTTT
Proteins encoded in this region:
- the miaA gene encoding tRNA (adenosine(37)-N6)-dimethylallyltransferase MiaA, which encodes MPLLQPLQKSPKARNALSTTLLPVHKNTTRHHPFVVAILGPTASGKTALAVRLAKRLGAEVVSCDSRNFYKGLHALTSTPAGRWTDDGKTFTVDDAVPYHLVDFLDHRQRWDAQQYATAAREVLDDIFSRSRCAIVAGGSGFYWRALNQGLDEAPPVDDSLRRELNQRLNNEGLPALSEELKRLDPKTHQSIDRQNPRRVLRALELCRQLGRPLSEIRSGPKTEKNHFWPHAAFYLDWPRSALKQRIERRIRRFLGSMTEELNGLKNKHGESIRQWPVFESLSAEPVWDMIHGRISREETVARSIKLEFAYARRQETWFKKEKNLVKISFNEESDRDERLMFERAEQIIMGKIPQPCR